CCCGCACCCTCAACGACGCGACACAGAGCGTGGGCTGGCTGCCCTTCGACGCGAGCCTGTACGACTACACCGTCACCGGTGCCTTCAAGTGGCTGCTCTGCCCGCGCGGCACGTCGTTCCTGACGGTGAGTGAGGAGGCGCAGGAGACCCTCGTCCCGCTGCACGGCGGCTGGCTCGCGGCGGCCGACACCTGGGACTCCATCTACGGTCCGCTGCCGGAACTGGGACCCGACGCACACCGTTTCGACGAACCCCCCGCCTTCCTCGCGTACCACGGAGCGGCCGAGGCCCTGGCGTACGTGGAGGAGACCGGCGTCGAAGCCGTGCACGCCCATGACATGGCGCTCGCGGCCCGCTACCGCGCCGGACTCGCCTCGCTCGGCCACGAGCCGGTGCCCGGTGCGTCCCCCATCGTCTCCGTCCCCGGACTCAGCGGCAGGGAGCCCGAGTTGAGCAGCGCCGGGATCATCACCTCCGCGCGGGCGGGACACCTGCGGGCCTCGTTCCACTTGTACAACACCGAGGCGGACGTGGACCGGATCCTCGACGTGCTCTCCGGCTGAACCCTGGCGCGCCGGGCGGCGGGGCGCTAGGAAGGCATGACGGGGTGGCCTCACGAGGCGGTGGTGTCAGTGGCTCAGGAGTCTTGTCCGGACGCCGGCCTGCACCAGCGCCTGGTGTACGGCGACGAGACGGCTCTCGCCGAGGTCTACGACACGTACGGGGCTCTCGTCCACCGCGTCGCGGGACGCGTCACCCGCAGCCCCTCCGCCGCGGAGGACGTCGCCCAGGAGGTCTTCGCCCATCTCTGGTCGAGGCCCTACGCGTTCGACGCGCGGCGGGGAAGTCTGCGCACCTGGCTGTGCATGCTGGCGCATCGAAGGGCGGTGGACTGGGTACGCGGCGAGGAACGCCACCGAAAGGCGGTCCACGCCGACGACTCGACCCTGCACACGATCCCCACCCCGGATCCGCCCCCGGAAGACGTGGTCATGGCACGAGAACGCTCCCTGCTCCTGCACTCCGCACTGGCGAGACTCCCGCTCCCGCAGCGCCAGGTGGTGCACCTCGCGTACTTCGCGGGCTGCACGTACCGCCAGGCGGCGGCGGAACTCGGCATCCCGGAGGGCACGGCGAAGACCCGATTACGGGCGGCCCTGCGCAGACTCGCCGAAGCCCTGGCCGAACCTCCCGACCCCACAGACCCATCAGATCCATCAGGCCCAGCAGGCTCAACAGGCCCATCCGGCACGGCACTTGCCGACGCTCCAGGCGAAAGAGGCGCGTGATGACCACGGATCACGAAGCCGTACGTGACCTTCTCGGGGCCTGGGCCGTCGGCGCGCTCATGCCGGGCGACGAGCGGACGGTCGCCCCGCATCTGGCCGACTGCGACCCGTGCGCGGCCGAGGCGACACGGCTGCGGACGACGGTGCGCCACCTGGACGGCCCGCCCCTCGCCGCCGGGCCCGCCCCGGCCGGCCGCGCCCGCGTCCTCGACCTCGCCCTGCGCACCCGGCCCGCGGCGACCGGCACGGCTCCGCACGCCGCTCCGTACGCCGCCGCGGTGGCCGGTCTCCAGGCGATGCTGCGGGAGGTGGACGCGCACGGGTCCTGGGAGACCCATGTCGTGCACGACTGGAACGTCCATGACACGGTCGCGCATCTGCTGGCCGCCGACGAGCCGCTGGCCGTACGGCTCCGGCTGCGCGATCCGGGGCCGTGCGACGTCGTGGACGGGACGCCGTGGCGGGTGGCGTGGGCGGCGCGCACGGAAGAGGTCCTGACCCGGGAGCGGCTCCGTACTCCCGCCCAGACCATGGCGTCCTGGGAGAGCCAGGCGACCGCGCTGCTCGCGTCCCCCGAGGCGCACGATCCGGAACTGGCGGGGCGGGCCACGACGTTGATGGGCTCCCGGCTGCCGCTGGCGGACCACTTCCTGGTCCGGGCCTTCGAGGCGTGGGTGCACATGGACGACATCGGCAGGGCGCTTGACGTGCCGGTGCCGCCACCCCGCACCCCGCACCTATGGCACCTGGTGCGCCTTGCCGTACGGATCCTGGAGCTCGCCCTGGGTTCCAGGGCGCCCGCCGTCGCGCTGACCGTCGCGGGGGAAGGGGGCGAGATGTCCTGGGTCCTGGGCAGCGGGGCGGAGCCGGTGAGCGCGGAGCTGGTGCTCGAACCGGTGGACTTCTGCCTGCTCATGGGCGGCCGGGTGGACCCGGCGGAGGTGCCCAGGGGAGTCTCCGGCAGCGAGAGCGCCGCACAGCGGGTCCTGACTCGGGCGGCATCCCTGGCGTGGCTCTAGCGGCACCCCGGACAAGGCCGGGCACGGAGGTGGGCACAAAGTTGGGCCCGGCACCCCCAGGTACCGGGCCCAACTCCCGTACGAGAAATGCTCACTTCGCGAGGCTGCTCACTTCACGAGGCTGCTCACTTCACGAGGCTGCTCACTTCACCGGAGTGAAGTCGCGGGCCCCAATGTATTCCGGCCGCCGGATCGGCGCCGCGAACGGCTCCACGGCCGTGTTCTCCACACTGTTGAACACGATGAAGACGTTGCTGCGCGGGAACGGCGTGATGTTGTCCCCCGAACCGTGCATGGCATTGCAGTCGAACCAGGTCGCGGAGCCCGCCTCACCGGTGAAGAGCCGGATGCCGTAGTCCGAGGCGAGGCTGGTCAGCGTCTCGTCCGAGGGAATGCCCGCGTCCTGCATCTGCAGGGACCGCTTGTAGTTGTCCTTCGGCGTGGCGCCCGCACACCCGAGGAACGTCTTGTGCGATCCCGGCATGATCATCAGACCGCCGTTGGTGTCGTGATTCTTGGTGAGCGCGATGGAGACGGAGACGGTCCGCATGTTCGCGAGTCCGTCCTCGGCGTGCCAGGTCTCGAAGTCGGAGTGCCAGTAGAACCCCGAGGCCCCGAAGCCCGGCTTGACGTTGATCCGGGACTGGTGGACGTACACGTCGGAACCCAGGATCTGCCGGGCCCGACCCACCACTCGCGGATCGGCGGCGAGCTTCGCGAACAGCTCGCTGATCTTGTGCACCTCAAAGATGGTGCGGATTTCCTGGGAACGCGGCTCCACGATCGAGCGCTCGTCCGCCCGCATCGTGGGGTCGTCCATCAACCGCGCGAGCTCCGCGTAGTAGACGCTCACCTCGTCAGGGGTGATGAGCTGGTCGATCGCCAGGAATCCGTCCCGGTCGAACCCCGCCAGTTCGTCGGCCGCGATGGGCCCCGGCGTACCCGGCTCGGACCACACGACGGGGTCCTTGCGCTCGATGAGGACCTCTTCGGCTCCTCGTGTCGGGTACAGGTCGGCGGTGCGTTCGGGTGCGGTGGTCATGGTGTTGCCTGCCTCTCCTCTCGTACGGCCCTTTCCGGGATGTACACCCCCGCCGCCCAGAGGAAGAGGGCGGCGGGGGAGATTCATGGGGTGCGAGCTCCGGCTAGGCCGGCTCAGGCTCCGTGAGCAGCGGGTACACGCCGTTCTCGTCGTGGTCCTCACGACCCGTGACGGGCGGGTTGAAGACACAGATGCAGTGGAAGTCCTCCTTGATCCGCATCGTGTGCTTCTCGTGCCCGTCGAGCAGGTACATCGTGCCCGGCGTGATCGTGTACTTCTTGCCGGTCGTGTCGTCGGTCAGCTCGGCCTCGCCCTTGGTGCACACGACGGCCTCGATGTGGTTGGCATACCACATCGACGTCTCCGTACCCGCGTACAGGATGGTCTCGTGGACCGAGAAGCCCACCCGCTCCTTGGCGAGGACGATGCGCTTGCTCTCCCAGGTGCCGGACGCGGACTTCACGTGCCGGTCGGTGCCTTCAATGTCCTTGAACGAACGGACGATCACGGTGAGTTGGTTCCTTTTCTCTTACGGGGGTGAAGACGCGGTCCGAGAGCCGCCCGGGGCGGTGCAGACGCACCGCCCCGGCCGGCTTCCGGGAACCGCTCAGGCGGTCTCGCGCACCGCGCGGGCGAGCGTGCGAAGTCCTTCGTCCAGCTCGTCGGCGGTGATGGTCAGCGCCGGCAGGAGCTTGACGACCTCGCTCTCGGGGCCGGAGGTCTCGATCAGCAGGCCGAGTTCGAAGGCGCGCTTGGCGATGGCGCCCGCGCGTGCCTTGTCGATGAACTCCATGCCCCAGACGAGACCGCGGCCGCGGTACTCCTTGATGGCGCCGGGGTTCTCCTCGACGATCGCGGCGAAGGCCTCCTCGACCTGCTCGCCGCGGGCGCGGGTCTGCTTCTCCATGGCCGGGCCGTCGGACCAGTAGGTCTCCAGGGCGGCGGCGGCCGTGACGAACGCCGGGTTGTTGCCGCGGAAGGTGCCGTTGTGCTCGCCCGGCTCCCAGACGTCGAGCTCGGGCTTGAACAGCGTCAGCGCCATCGGCATGCCATAGCCGCTGATGGACTTGGACACCGTCACGATGTCCGGCGTGATGCCCGCCTCCTCGAAGGAGAAGAACGCGCCGGTGCGGCCGCAGCCCATCTGGATGTCGTCGACGATGAGCAGCATGTCCCAGCGCTCGCACACGTCGGCGAGCTTGCGGAGCCACTCGGCGCGGGCGACGTTGATGCCGCCCTCGCCCTGCACCGTCTCGACGATCACGGCGGCGGGCTGGTTGAGGCCGGAGCCCTGGTCCTCGAGCAAACGCTCGAACCAGATGAAGTCGGGGGTCTTGCCGTCGAAGTAGTGGTCGAACGGCATCGGCGTGCCGTGCACCAGCGGGATGCCGGCGCCGGCGCGCTTGAAGGCGTTGCCGGTCACGGCGAGCGAGCCGAGCGACATGCCGTGGAAGGCGTTCGTGAACGACACGATCGACTCACGGCCCTTGACCTTGCGCGCGAGCTTCAGCGCGGACTCGACGGCGTTGGTGCCCGTCGGGCCCGGGAACATGACCTTGTACGGAAGGTCACGCGGGCGCAGGATGATGTTCTGGAACGACTCGAGGAACGCCCGCTTGGCGACCGTGGACATGTCCAGGCCGTGGACGACGCTGTCGCGCTCCAGGTAGTCGATCAGGGCGCGTTTGAGGACCGGGTTGTTGTGCCCGTAGTTGAGCGAGCCGGCCCCGGCGAAGAAGTCGAGGTACGAGTGGCCGTCCTCGTCGAACATGCGGCTGCCCTGCGCACGGTCGAAGACAGTGGGCCAACCGCGGCAGTAGCTGCGCACCTCCGACTCCAGGGTCTCGAAGACGCTCAGGTCGGGCTGGGTGATGGTCACAGCAAATCTCCTGGGAGATGGAAAGACGTGGGAGTGGGGGGTGACGGGTGGTGCGTGGGGGGGAACGGCGGAACTCAGCCGACGGGCTCGACCGGTTCGATCTGCGCGATTTTCCCGGTCTGCGCTATCGGCTCGATGAGGAACAGGACCTCGGGCTCGTGCCCCTCGTCGGGGAAGAGTCCGGCGTCGAAGAGCACCGTGCGCTCGACAGACGCTCCGTGGCGCTGTGCGTACGAGGTGAAGAGCCGCTGGGACGGTGCGTTGTCAGGCGTGATGGTCGTCTCGACCGAGACCAGCTCCCGGTCGGCGGCGACCTTGGCGGTCAGCCCGTCCAGCAGCGCACCGGCAAGGCCGCGGCCTCGGTGTTCCTGGTCGACGGCCACCTGCCAGACCACCAGGGTGCGCGGCCTCTCGGGCCGGATGTATCCGGTGATGAACCCCGCGGGCTCACCGTTCGAGTCCCTGGCCACCACGGAGGTCGCCGCGAAGTCGCGGCACCACAGCAGGTAGCTGTACGAGGAGTTGAGGTCCAACACCTTCGAGTCGCGTGCGATGCGCCAGATGGCGGCGCCGTCGGCGACGTCGGGGGTGTCGAGTCGCAACCCCTCGGGCATTTCCAGGGAATTCGCGTGCAGGTCGGTCGGTAGATCGGCTTGTGCAGCGGTCATGCGGATTGAATTTACCGAGCAATTTCTTTAATTGCATCGCCGGAAGGGGTTACGTCAGAGCGCTTCATGTGTTATCAGGCGGGGGTGCGCGCCCGCGGGAATCCCCGGCGATATGGCCTGATTTGATGGGGTCATACGGCTCATACCGGGCGCGATGTGGAGTACGTCACAGAAGCGTAACTCCCTCGAAGCATGTCCGAATTGTGAGACTTGCCGCTGACGAAACCTTAGTGTTTAGGTCCTCGGAAAGCGGGCAGAAGAATACGGGAAGCTGTGCTGATAAAGTGGATAAAGAAGCGGTGAGAATTCGTCCGTGAATTTACGTAGAGTATTTACGGCCCCGTCACTCCGTCGATGCCCTCCCTGAGGAGATCGACGTGGCCGTTGTGCCGCGCGTACTCCTCGATGAGGTGGACCAGGATCCAGCGCAGGCTGACCTCGGAACCGCCCGTCACGGCCGCGTCCCGCTCGCTCAGCCGCCCGACGTCGTCGAGCGACCGCCCCTCGCAGATCTCCCGGCTCACCGCCACCTCGCGCCGCCACACGGCCAGGGCCTGCTCGTACGTCCGCTCCGGGTCAAGGGCGAAGCCCCCTGCCGGGTCCCCGTACACCCACGGCACGTCCCACCCGGCGAGCACGCGCTGGAACCAGTTCCGCTCCACCTCGGCCAGATGCTGCACGAGACCGAGCAGGGTCAACGACGAGGACCGGACCGAAGCGACACGGGTCTGTGCGTCATCGAGCCCGGAGCACTTGACCACGAGCGTGGCGCGATGGAAATCGAGCCAGTCCGCCAGCATCGCCGGCTCGTCGGCGGTCGGGGCGGGAACGGTGCGGCCGTCCGGGAGGGTGGGCATGGCGGTCACGCTGCCACGCCGACCACCCGGGACGGCCGCTGTTCGCTGTGAGCTTGGCGCGGCAGGGGCGGGCAGGGGCGGGCAGGCGGGTGCCTGCCGCGGTCGGTGTTTCTCGGTGTTCCTGGCGCGCCTAGTGCCGGCTCGCGCTACTGCCAGGCGGCCGTCACCGCGCGCCGGGCCGCTTCCAGGTCGACCGCGAGACCGGCCTCGCCCATCGCGGCACCCAGGGCGGCGAGCGAGGCGTGCACGACGCCACGGGTCGCGTCCGGACCGTAGTGGTTCACCCGGATCATCTCCTGGGCCAGCGCGCCGCCACCGGCGACCAGCGGAAGCACCGGGTCCGCCGCGAGCGCCTTGGCGACGAGCTCCGAGGCGTCGACCCCGTCCGGGGCGCGCAGCGTCGTGGCGACCGGAGCGGCGTCCGCCGCCTCGTGGACGTACGGGGTGAGGCCGCCGCCCAGGGCGATCGCGCCCGCACGGGTCGCCGCCGCTGCGGTCGCGTGCCGTGCCGTCAGCGCGTCGAGGCCCTCCGCCTCGATGCGCTCCACGCACGCTTCGAGGGCGAGCATCTCCAGCTGGGCCGGGGCGTGCAGCAGGGCCTTGCGCCCGCCGTCGATCCAGCGCTCCTTCCAGTCCAGGAGGGAGAGGTAGGAGCGGCGCGGCGCCTGCGGGTTGGCGGCGAGGCGGGCCCAGGCCCGCTCGCTCACGGAGACGGCAGAGACGCCGGCCGGTCCGCCCATCGCCTTCTGGGCGCCGATCACGCACAGGTCCACGCCCCACGCGTCCGGAAGGAGCGGCTCGGCGGCCACCGAGGCGACGGCGTCGAGCATGAAGAGGGCGCCGTGCTCGCGTACGACCTCACCGATCTCGGCGACGGGATTGGTGTTGCCGGTCGCGGCCTCGGCGTGGACGAGCGAGACGAAGTCGATCTCGGGGTGCTCGGCGAGTGCCTGGCGGACCTGCTCGGCGGTGACGGCGGTGTGGAAGGGCACGGCCAGGTCGACGACGGTCGCCCCGCAGTCCCGCAGCCAGTTCCCGAAGGTCTGCCCGTAGGGGCCGGTGATGACGTTCAGCGCGGTCGTGCCGGGCCGCGCCGCACCCCGGATGCAGCCCTCCAGGGGAAGCAGCGCCTCGCCCTGCATGATCACGACGTCCTGCGAGGTGGAGAGCAGCCCGGCGACGCGCTCCTCGATGGAGGCGAAGTGCCGGGCACTCAGGGGTGCCAGGTCAAGGAATGGATGCGTCGTCACGGTGCTGCTCACTTCGCTGCTCACTTCGCTCACGAGTTCGTTCGGGCTGCCGGACCGAGCGTACCGACAGGCTCCTAAGCTGCTGTACATGAGCGATCACACGGTGCTGCACGTGAAGGGGCGGGTGCTCGTCGGCCCGGACGAGGTCCGGGACGAGTTGTGGGTGGTCGGGGGCAGGGTGACGTACGACCGCCCGTCGGCCGCCCCGGACGTGACCGTCGACGGCTGGACACTCCCCGGCCTGGTCGACGCGCACTGCCACGTGGGCCTGGACACGCACGGACCGGTGGACGCGGACACGGCGGAGAAGCAGGCGCTGACCGACCGCGAGATCGGCACCCTCCTGATCCGCGACGCGGGCTCCCCGTCCGACACCCGCTGGATCGACGACCGCGAGGACCTCCCGAAGATCATCAGGGCGGGCCGCCACATCGCGCGCACGCGCCGCTACATCCGCAACTACGCCCACGAGATCGAGCCCGCCGACCTCGTCGCGTACGTCGCCCAGGAGGCGCGGCGCGGCGACGGCTGGGTCAAGCTGGTCGGCGACTGGATCGACCGCGACGCCGGGGACCTGACGGCGTGCTGGCCCCGCCCCGAGGTGGAGGCGGCGATCGCGGAGGCGCACCGCCTGGGCGCGCGCGTCACGGCGCACTGCTTCGCCGAGGATTCCCTGCGGGACCTGGTGGAGGCGGGCATCGACTGCATCGAGCACGCCACGGGCCTCACCGAGGACACCATC
This Streptomyces sp. NBC_01283 DNA region includes the following protein-coding sequences:
- a CDS encoding aminotransferase class V-fold PLP-dependent enzyme, yielding MGIITGAEFAPTSTYLNTASCGLLPARAVRAIQALAAENGAGRRGGAGDFGIVQAARESFARLVGVPHARVAFGGSVAVHTGLIAAAQRPGSEILFPEGDFSSIINPFVVRGDLKIRYAPLEDLAEAIRPTTALVVYSGVQSADGRVADDAAVREAAAAHGARTLNDATQSVGWLPFDASLYDYTVTGAFKWLLCPRGTSFLTVSEEAQETLVPLHGGWLAAADTWDSIYGPLPELGPDAHRFDEPPAFLAYHGAAEALAYVEETGVEAVHAHDMALAARYRAGLASLGHEPVPGASPIVSVPGLSGREPELSSAGIITSARAGHLRASFHLYNTEADVDRILDVLSG
- a CDS encoding RNA polymerase sigma factor, whose product is MAQESCPDAGLHQRLVYGDETALAEVYDTYGALVHRVAGRVTRSPSAAEDVAQEVFAHLWSRPYAFDARRGSLRTWLCMLAHRRAVDWVRGEERHRKAVHADDSTLHTIPTPDPPPEDVVMARERSLLLHSALARLPLPQRQVVHLAYFAGCTYRQAAAELGIPEGTAKTRLRAALRRLAEALAEPPDPTDPSDPSGPAGSTGPSGTALADAPGERGA
- a CDS encoding maleylpyruvate isomerase N-terminal domain-containing protein, with the translated sequence MTTDHEAVRDLLGAWAVGALMPGDERTVAPHLADCDPCAAEATRLRTTVRHLDGPPLAAGPAPAGRARVLDLALRTRPAATGTAPHAAPYAAAVAGLQAMLREVDAHGSWETHVVHDWNVHDTVAHLLAADEPLAVRLRLRDPGPCDVVDGTPWRVAWAARTEEVLTRERLRTPAQTMASWESQATALLASPEAHDPELAGRATTLMGSRLPLADHFLVRAFEAWVHMDDIGRALDVPVPPPRTPHLWHLVRLAVRILELALGSRAPAVALTVAGEGGEMSWVLGSGAEPVSAELVLEPVDFCLLMGGRVDPAEVPRGVSGSESAAQRVLTRAASLAWL
- the thpD gene encoding ectoine hydroxylase, producing the protein MTTAPERTADLYPTRGAEEVLIERKDPVVWSEPGTPGPIAADELAGFDRDGFLAIDQLITPDEVSVYYAELARLMDDPTMRADERSIVEPRSQEIRTIFEVHKISELFAKLAADPRVVGRARQILGSDVYVHQSRINVKPGFGASGFYWHSDFETWHAEDGLANMRTVSVSIALTKNHDTNGGLMIMPGSHKTFLGCAGATPKDNYKRSLQMQDAGIPSDETLTSLASDYGIRLFTGEAGSATWFDCNAMHGSGDNITPFPRSNVFIVFNSVENTAVEPFAAPIRRPEYIGARDFTPVK
- a CDS encoding ectoine synthase, translating into MIVRSFKDIEGTDRHVKSASGTWESKRIVLAKERVGFSVHETILYAGTETSMWYANHIEAVVCTKGEAELTDDTTGKKYTITPGTMYLLDGHEKHTMRIKEDFHCICVFNPPVTGREDHDENGVYPLLTEPEPA
- the ectB gene encoding diaminobutyrate--2-oxoglutarate transaminase, coding for MTITQPDLSVFETLESEVRSYCRGWPTVFDRAQGSRMFDEDGHSYLDFFAGAGSLNYGHNNPVLKRALIDYLERDSVVHGLDMSTVAKRAFLESFQNIILRPRDLPYKVMFPGPTGTNAVESALKLARKVKGRESIVSFTNAFHGMSLGSLAVTGNAFKRAGAGIPLVHGTPMPFDHYFDGKTPDFIWFERLLEDQGSGLNQPAAVIVETVQGEGGINVARAEWLRKLADVCERWDMLLIVDDIQMGCGRTGAFFSFEEAGITPDIVTVSKSISGYGMPMALTLFKPELDVWEPGEHNGTFRGNNPAFVTAAAALETYWSDGPAMEKQTRARGEQVEEAFAAIVEENPGAIKEYRGRGLVWGMEFIDKARAGAIAKRAFELGLLIETSGPESEVVKLLPALTITADELDEGLRTLARAVRETA
- the ectA gene encoding diaminobutyrate acetyltransferase, which encodes MTAAQADLPTDLHANSLEMPEGLRLDTPDVADGAAIWRIARDSKVLDLNSSYSYLLWCRDFAATSVVARDSNGEPAGFITGYIRPERPRTLVVWQVAVDQEHRGRGLAGALLDGLTAKVAADRELVSVETTITPDNAPSQRLFTSYAQRHGASVERTVLFDAGLFPDEGHEPEVLFLIEPIAQTGKIAQIEPVEPVG
- a CDS encoding DinB family protein codes for the protein MPTLPDGRTVPAPTADEPAMLADWLDFHRATLVVKCSGLDDAQTRVASVRSSSLTLLGLVQHLAEVERNWFQRVLAGWDVPWVYGDPAGGFALDPERTYEQALAVWRREVAVSREICEGRSLDDVGRLSERDAAVTGGSEVSLRWILVHLIEEYARHNGHVDLLREGIDGVTGP
- a CDS encoding alanine--glyoxylate aminotransferase family protein, producing MSEVSSEVSSTVTTHPFLDLAPLSARHFASIEERVAGLLSTSQDVVIMQGEALLPLEGCIRGAARPGTTALNVITGPYGQTFGNWLRDCGATVVDLAVPFHTAVTAEQVRQALAEHPEIDFVSLVHAEAATGNTNPVAEIGEVVREHGALFMLDAVASVAAEPLLPDAWGVDLCVIGAQKAMGGPAGVSAVSVSERAWARLAANPQAPRRSYLSLLDWKERWIDGGRKALLHAPAQLEMLALEACVERIEAEGLDALTARHATAAAATRAGAIALGGGLTPYVHEAADAAPVATTLRAPDGVDASELVAKALAADPVLPLVAGGGALAQEMIRVNHYGPDATRGVVHASLAALGAAMGEAGLAVDLEAARRAVTAAWQ
- a CDS encoding amidohydrolase family protein; the encoded protein is MSDHTVLHVKGRVLVGPDEVRDELWVVGGRVTYDRPSAAPDVTVDGWTLPGLVDAHCHVGLDTHGPVDADTAEKQALTDREIGTLLIRDAGSPSDTRWIDDREDLPKIIRAGRHIARTRRYIRNYAHEIEPADLVAYVAQEARRGDGWVKLVGDWIDRDAGDLTACWPRPEVEAAIAEAHRLGARVTAHCFAEDSLRDLVEAGIDCIEHATGLTEDTIPLFAERGVAIVPTLVNIATFPQLADGGEAKFPKWSRHMRRLYDRRYDTVRAAYDAGVPVYAGTDAGGSLAHGLVAAEVAELRLAGIPAVDALSATTWGARSWLGRPGLEEGAPADLVVYEADPREDVGVLAAPRRVVLNGRVVG